Proteins encoded by one window of Phenylobacterium soli:
- the glpX gene encoding class II fructose-bisphosphatase codes for MGSEVLDRSLVLDAVRVVEIAAIAAYDLAGRGDEKAADQAAVDAMRTALNDLDIDGEIVIGEGERDEAPMLYIGEKVGRGGKTKIDIALDPLEGTTLTAKAMANALAVMAWAPKGTLLNAPDTYMDKIACGPGFPAGVIDLDKTPAENVQAIAKAKGVQPTDITVCVLDRPRHAEIIASLREVGARVHLITDGDVAGVINTADPTTGIDMYVGQGGAPEGVLACAALKCVGGQFQGRLVFRNADERARAARVGITDLDKKYDLHEMVRADAIFAATGVTKGALLDGVTFKDGFVWTHTLVMNSATRTVREVRMKRPV; via the coding sequence ATGGGTTCTGAAGTTCTGGATCGCAGCCTCGTGCTGGACGCCGTGCGCGTCGTCGAGATCGCGGCCATCGCGGCCTACGACCTGGCGGGGCGGGGCGACGAGAAGGCGGCCGACCAGGCGGCGGTGGACGCCATGCGCACCGCCCTGAACGACCTCGACATCGACGGCGAGATCGTCATCGGCGAGGGCGAGCGCGATGAAGCGCCCATGCTCTACATCGGCGAGAAGGTGGGCCGCGGCGGCAAGACCAAGATCGACATCGCCCTCGATCCGCTGGAAGGCACGACGCTCACGGCCAAGGCCATGGCCAACGCCCTGGCGGTGATGGCCTGGGCGCCCAAGGGCACCCTGCTCAACGCCCCCGACACCTACATGGACAAGATCGCCTGCGGTCCGGGCTTCCCGGCGGGCGTCATCGACCTCGACAAGACCCCCGCCGAGAACGTCCAGGCGATCGCCAAGGCCAAGGGCGTGCAGCCCACGGACATCACCGTCTGCGTGCTCGACCGTCCGCGCCACGCCGAGATCATCGCCAGCCTGCGTGAGGTCGGCGCCCGCGTGCACCTGATCACCGACGGCGACGTCGCCGGCGTCATCAACACCGCCGACCCGACCACGGGCATCGACATGTACGTCGGCCAGGGCGGCGCGCCCGAGGGCGTGCTGGCCTGCGCGGCGCTGAAGTGCGTCGGCGGCCAGTTCCAGGGGCGCCTGGTGTTCCGCAACGCCGACGAGCGCGCCCGCGCCGCCCGCGTCGGCATCACCGACCTCGACAAGAAGTACGACCTGCACGAGATGGTTCGCGCCGACGCGATCTTCGCCGCCACGGGCGTGACCAAGGGCGCGCTGCTCGACGGCGTCACCTTCAAGGACGGCTTCGTCTGGACCCACACCCTGGTCATGAACTCCGCCACCCGCACGGTGCGCGAAGTTCGCATGAAGCGCCCGGTCTGA
- the phaC gene encoding class I poly(R)-hydroxyalkanoic acid synthase, with translation MTDQTSAPPRKKDGAKAGRKAAAKGKPASAETVQPETAAQKDGPPGANPEGNPGANPEGNPGANSGANSGANSGANSGAAAEGAAFTAEQRAQIEVLSTNLARAAMAAQGAIAEMALKSAERPAALTPDPFHVGPALGEVMSRIAAQPDKLMRAQADLFSRYMDLWQSAARRMAGETPAPVAEPARGDKRFADPDWSANPVFDVIKQSYLLTSNWLNGLVAGVEGVDPMDKRRVEFFMKMLTDAFAPTNFLASNPAALKELAATGGESLVRGMENFMADLERGGGQLSIAQTDYDLFKIGENVATAPGKVVFRNDIIELLQFSPTTETVFEIPLVIFPPWINKYYILDLRPENSMIRWLTSQGITVFVASWVNPDARLAEKSFEDYMREGIYAGVAAAMEQCGTSSVNTVGYCIGGTLLSSALAHMAAKKVNPIASATFFAAQQDFSEAGDLLLFTSEDWLKDLEQKMDEGGGVLSGQTMADTFNALRANDLIWSFFVNNYLLGKEPKPFDLLFWNSDQTRMPKRLHLFYLRKFYGENALAKGELELDGIRLNLRDVKVPIYVQSSKEDHIAPARSVYKGARLFGGPVTFTMAGSGHIAGVVNHPDAKKYQHWTCQGLPETIEQWQGQAVEHPGSWWPHWIEWLKARSGRQVPARDPARGTLEPLGDAPGEYVKVKS, from the coding sequence ATGACCGATCAGACCTCAGCCCCGCCCCGCAAGAAGGATGGGGCCAAGGCCGGCCGGAAGGCGGCCGCCAAGGGCAAGCCGGCGAGCGCCGAGACCGTCCAGCCGGAAACCGCAGCGCAGAAGGACGGCCCGCCGGGGGCCAATCCGGAGGGCAATCCGGGGGCCAATCCGGAGGGCAATCCGGGGGCCAATTCGGGGGCCAATTCGGGGGCCAATTCGGGGGCCAATTCGGGGGCCGCCGCCGAGGGCGCGGCCTTCACCGCCGAGCAGCGGGCGCAGATCGAAGTGCTCTCCACCAACCTGGCGCGCGCGGCCATGGCGGCCCAGGGCGCGATCGCCGAGATGGCCCTGAAGAGCGCCGAGCGACCGGCCGCCCTGACCCCCGACCCGTTCCACGTCGGGCCGGCGCTCGGTGAGGTGATGAGCCGGATCGCCGCCCAGCCCGACAAGCTGATGCGGGCCCAGGCGGACCTCTTCTCGCGCTACATGGACCTCTGGCAGTCGGCCGCCCGGCGGATGGCCGGCGAGACCCCGGCCCCGGTGGCCGAGCCGGCGCGCGGCGACAAGCGCTTCGCCGATCCGGACTGGAGCGCCAACCCGGTCTTCGACGTGATCAAGCAGAGCTACCTGCTCACCTCCAACTGGCTGAACGGCCTGGTGGCGGGCGTCGAGGGTGTCGACCCGATGGACAAGCGCCGGGTCGAGTTCTTCATGAAGATGCTCACCGACGCCTTCGCGCCGACCAACTTCCTGGCCTCCAACCCGGCGGCTCTGAAGGAGCTGGCGGCCACCGGCGGCGAGAGCCTGGTGCGCGGCATGGAGAACTTCATGGCCGACCTGGAGCGCGGCGGCGGCCAGCTCTCCATCGCCCAGACCGACTACGATCTCTTCAAGATCGGCGAGAACGTCGCCACCGCGCCGGGCAAGGTGGTGTTCCGCAACGACATCATCGAGCTGCTGCAGTTCTCGCCGACGACCGAGACGGTGTTCGAGATCCCGCTGGTGATCTTCCCGCCCTGGATCAACAAGTACTACATCCTCGACCTGCGCCCCGAGAACTCGATGATCCGGTGGCTGACGAGCCAGGGGATCACTGTGTTCGTCGCCTCCTGGGTGAACCCCGACGCGCGCCTCGCCGAGAAGTCCTTCGAGGACTACATGCGCGAGGGCATCTACGCCGGCGTGGCCGCGGCCATGGAGCAGTGCGGGACCAGCTCGGTGAACACCGTGGGGTACTGCATCGGCGGCACCCTGCTCTCCTCCGCCCTGGCGCACATGGCCGCCAAGAAGGTGAACCCGATCGCCTCGGCGACCTTCTTCGCCGCCCAGCAGGACTTCTCCGAGGCCGGCGACCTGCTCCTCTTCACCAGCGAGGACTGGCTGAAGGATCTCGAGCAGAAGATGGACGAAGGCGGCGGGGTGCTGTCGGGCCAGACCATGGCCGACACCTTCAACGCGCTCCGGGCCAACGACCTGATCTGGTCGTTCTTCGTGAACAACTACCTGCTCGGCAAGGAGCCGAAGCCGTTCGACCTGCTGTTCTGGAACTCCGACCAGACGCGGATGCCCAAGCGGCTGCACCTGTTCTACCTGCGCAAGTTCTACGGCGAGAACGCCCTGGCGAAGGGCGAGCTGGAGCTGGACGGGATCCGGCTGAACCTCAGGGACGTGAAGGTCCCGATCTACGTCCAGTCCTCCAAGGAGGACCACATCGCCCCTGCCCGCTCGGTCTACAAGGGCGCGCGGCTGTTCGGCGGGCCGGTGACCTTCACCATGGCCGGCTCGGGCCACATCGCCGGGGTGGTCAACCACCCGGACGCGAAGAAGTACCAGCACTGGACCTGCCAGGGCCTGCCCGAGACGATCGAGCAGTGGCAGGGCCAGGCGGTGGAGCATCCCGGCTCGTGGTGGCCGCACTGGATCGAGTGGCTGAAGGCGAGGTCCGGCCGCCAGGTCCCCGCCCGCGATCCGGCCAGGGGCACGCTCGAGCCCCTCGGCGATGCGCCCGGCGAATATGTGAAGGTGAAGAGCTAG
- a CDS encoding S41 family peptidase, with protein sequence MLRHLILAAAIAAAPAAAFAGDLTPEAAREVTDQIIAGMDTYIDPAVAARVQASLRAHREDYAGLGSREAFAAAVSKDLYAASHDGHLKVSLKTLEATRAAALTPEQEELADQRAAYGLSTVRRLPGNIGYLKLSYLENGEAGARLVDTALGLLRHTDALIIDLRENRGGGGRADEEIIGHLAGKPIPMARITWRNPDGTTTVDQREAARPAGGPLYPDRPVFVLVSHKTFSAAEELVYDLKASGRAVIVGETTGGGANPANRPVPLGYGLRVFIPNGHVEHPLTHANWEGAGIAPDVPVSVDQALVEAYGRALKAARPLVATPASEKERAAAIADPRAALIADQSL encoded by the coding sequence GGTCACCGACCAGATCATCGCGGGCATGGACACCTACATCGACCCGGCCGTCGCCGCCCGGGTCCAGGCGAGCCTGCGGGCCCATCGCGAGGACTACGCCGGGCTCGGCAGCCGCGAGGCCTTCGCGGCGGCCGTCTCCAAGGACCTCTACGCCGCCTCCCACGACGGCCACCTGAAGGTCTCCCTCAAGACCCTCGAGGCGACGCGCGCCGCCGCCCTGACCCCGGAGCAGGAGGAGCTCGCCGACCAGCGCGCCGCCTACGGCCTGTCCACCGTGCGCCGCCTGCCGGGCAATATCGGCTACCTGAAGCTCAGCTATCTCGAGAACGGCGAGGCGGGCGCCCGGCTGGTGGACACGGCTCTGGGCCTGCTGCGCCACACCGACGCCCTGATCATCGACCTGCGGGAGAACCGCGGCGGCGGCGGCCGCGCCGACGAGGAGATCATCGGCCACCTGGCGGGCAAGCCGATTCCGATGGCCAGGATCACCTGGCGCAATCCCGACGGGACCACCACCGTCGACCAGCGCGAGGCGGCGCGGCCCGCGGGCGGACCGCTCTATCCCGACAGGCCGGTGTTCGTGCTCGTCTCGCACAAAACCTTCTCGGCCGCCGAGGAGCTGGTCTACGACCTCAAGGCCTCCGGCCGCGCCGTCATCGTCGGCGAAACCACCGGCGGCGGGGCCAATCCGGCCAACCGTCCCGTGCCGCTCGGCTACGGCCTGCGCGTCTTCATCCCCAACGGCCACGTGGAGCACCCGCTGACCCACGCCAACTGGGAGGGCGCGGGCATCGCGCCGGACGTGCCGGTCTCGGTCGACCAGGCGCTGGTCGAGGCCTACGGCCGCGCCCTCAAGGCCGCCAGGCCGCTGGTCGCCACGCCGGCGAGCGAGAAGGAGCGGGCGGCGGCGATCGCCGACCCCAGGGCCGCGCTGATCGCCGACCAGTCGCTCTAG
- a CDS encoding LL-diaminopimelate aminotransferase yields the protein MTPEFHRIRRLPPYVFEEVNRIKARLRGQGVDIIDFGMGNPDMPTPKHIVDKLIETARDPKAGRYSASKGIAGLRKAMAGYYGRRFGVKLDPDREVIATLGSKEGFANLAQALTAPGDVIVCPNPAYPIHAYGFIMAGGVIRHVPAPSPEEYLSGISRAVKHSAPPPSVLIVSYPSNPTAQWVDLDFYREVVALAKKHEMLVLSDIAYSEIYFDDNPPPSILQVEGAKDIAVEVNSLSKTYAMAGWRVGMVVGNERMCAALARVKSYLDYGAFTPIQVAAAAALNGPQDCVDEIRGIYKKRRDTLVDAMKRAGWDIPAPPASMFAWAPLPEQYREAGSMLFSKLLIEEAGVAVAPGIAFGEYGEGYVRIGLVENEQRIRQAARNVKKFLANADDILGRAHNTLAAQ from the coding sequence ATGACTCCGGAATTCCACCGTATCCGCCGCCTCCCGCCTTACGTGTTCGAGGAGGTCAACCGCATCAAGGCCCGCCTGCGCGGCCAGGGTGTGGACATCATCGACTTCGGCATGGGCAACCCCGACATGCCGACGCCGAAGCATATCGTCGACAAGCTGATCGAGACCGCCCGCGACCCCAAGGCCGGCCGCTACTCGGCCTCCAAGGGCATCGCCGGCCTGCGCAAGGCCATGGCCGGCTACTACGGCCGCCGCTTCGGCGTGAAGCTCGATCCCGACCGCGAGGTCATCGCCACCCTGGGCTCCAAGGAAGGGTTCGCCAACCTCGCCCAGGCCCTGACCGCGCCGGGCGACGTCATCGTCTGCCCGAACCCGGCCTATCCGATCCACGCCTACGGCTTCATCATGGCCGGCGGGGTGATCCGACACGTGCCGGCGCCGAGCCCCGAGGAATACCTCTCCGGCATCAGCCGGGCGGTGAAGCACTCCGCGCCGCCGCCGAGCGTGCTGATCGTCTCCTATCCGTCCAACCCGACGGCCCAGTGGGTCGACCTCGACTTCTATCGCGAGGTCGTGGCGCTGGCGAAGAAGCACGAGATGCTCGTGCTCTCCGACATCGCCTATTCGGAGATCTACTTCGACGACAACCCGCCGCCCTCGATCCTCCAGGTCGAAGGCGCCAAGGACATCGCGGTCGAGGTCAATTCGCTCTCCAAGACCTACGCCATGGCCGGCTGGCGCGTCGGCATGGTGGTCGGCAACGAGCGCATGTGCGCGGCCCTGGCGCGGGTGAAGTCCTACCTCGACTACGGCGCCTTCACGCCGATCCAGGTGGCGGCCGCCGCGGCGCTGAACGGCCCGCAGGACTGCGTCGACGAGATCCGCGGCATCTACAAGAAGCGCCGCGACACTCTGGTGGACGCCATGAAGCGGGCAGGGTGGGACATTCCCGCCCCGCCGGCCTCGATGTTCGCCTGGGCGCCTCTGCCGGAACAGTACAGGGAGGCCGGCTCGATGCTGTTCTCCAAGCTGCTGATCGAGGAGGCTGGCGTCGCCGTCGCGCCGGGCATCGCCTTCGGCGAGTACGGCGAAGGCTATGTGCGCATCGGCCTTGTCGAGAACGAGCAGCGCATCCGTCAGGCCGCGCGCAACGTGAAGAAGTTCCTGGCCAACGCCGACGACATCCTCGGCCGGGCCCACAACACCCTGGCGGCGCAATGA
- a CDS encoding homoserine dehydrogenase, translating to MTDKVWRIGVAGLGTVGTGLLKFIAERPDFAPAGGRVAVSGVSARSRSRPRPVDISNLAWFDDPVALANSPDVDLFVELIGGSDGPAKAAVEAALRAGKPVVTANKALIAEHGAELAATAEETGAHLLFEAAVMGGTPAVKMLREAMVGDEIKSVAGILNGTCNYILTEMEATGRSFADVLAEAQRLGYAEADPTMDVGGFDAAHKISILAALAFGCAPNFAAAEIEGIEQVDLLDIRMAKDLGYRIKLVASADRSEDGVLVRVHPSLAPLNHPLAQAGGALNALFIEGTRIGRIFLQGPGAGSGPTAAAVAADIADVMANARRPVFQGPAKALAPFTPVDPAKSMGRAYLRFLVKDEPGVIAAVSETLAEAGVSIESFLQKPVENADGVPIVLTTHAVAESVLKAAIDRIAGLPAVIDRPRLLRIARI from the coding sequence ATGACGGACAAGGTTTGGCGCATCGGCGTCGCGGGCCTGGGCACGGTCGGCACGGGTCTGCTCAAGTTCATCGCCGAGCGCCCGGACTTCGCCCCGGCCGGTGGGCGGGTGGCGGTCAGCGGCGTTTCCGCGCGCTCGCGCTCGCGTCCGCGCCCGGTCGACATCTCGAACCTCGCCTGGTTCGACGACCCGGTGGCCCTCGCCAACTCGCCGGACGTCGACCTCTTCGTCGAGCTGATCGGCGGCTCCGACGGCCCGGCCAAGGCCGCGGTCGAGGCGGCCCTGCGCGCCGGCAAGCCGGTGGTCACCGCCAACAAGGCCCTGATCGCCGAGCACGGCGCCGAGCTCGCCGCCACCGCCGAGGAGACCGGCGCGCACCTGCTGTTCGAGGCCGCCGTCATGGGCGGCACCCCGGCGGTGAAGATGCTGCGCGAGGCCATGGTCGGCGACGAGATCAAGTCGGTCGCCGGCATCCTCAACGGCACCTGCAACTACATCCTGACCGAGATGGAGGCGACCGGCCGCTCCTTCGCCGATGTGCTGGCCGAGGCCCAACGCCTTGGCTACGCCGAGGCCGACCCGACCATGGACGTCGGCGGCTTCGACGCCGCCCACAAGATCTCCATCCTGGCCGCGCTCGCCTTCGGCTGCGCGCCGAACTTCGCCGCCGCCGAGATCGAGGGCATCGAGCAGGTCGACCTGCTCGACATCCGCATGGCCAAGGACCTCGGCTACCGCATCAAGCTGGTGGCCTCGGCCGACCGCTCCGAGGACGGGGTGCTGGTGCGCGTCCATCCCTCGCTCGCCCCGCTCAACCATCCGCTGGCCCAGGCCGGCGGGGCGCTGAACGCCCTCTTTATCGAGGGGACGCGGATCGGCCGCATCTTCCTGCAGGGGCCGGGCGCGGGCTCCGGCCCGACCGCCGCCGCGGTCGCCGCCGACATCGCCGACGTCATGGCCAACGCGCGCCGTCCGGTGTTCCAGGGGCCGGCCAAGGCCCTGGCGCCCTTCACCCCGGTGGACCCCGCCAAGAGCATGGGCCGGGCCTATCTGCGCTTCCTGGTGAAGGACGAACCCGGCGTCATCGCCGCGGTGTCGGAAACCTTGGCCGAGGCGGGAGTTAGTATCGAGAGCTTCCTGCAGAAGCCGGTCGAGAACGCAGACGGGGTTCCGATCGTCCTCACCACCCATGCAGTGGCCGAATCCGTGCTGAAGGCCGCCATCGATCGCATCGCGGGTCTGCCCGCGGTCATCGACCGGCCCCGGCTGTTGCGCATCGCGCGCATTTGA